In one window of Microtus pennsylvanicus isolate mMicPen1 chromosome 2, mMicPen1.hap1, whole genome shotgun sequence DNA:
- the Creb3l1 gene encoding cyclic AMP-responsive element-binding protein 3-like protein 1, giving the protein MDTVLEPFPADRLFPGSSFLDLGDLNESDFLNNAHFPEHLDHFVENMEDFSNDLFSSFFDDPVLDEKSPLLDMELDSPAPGIQAEHSYSLSGDSAPQSPLVPIKMEDTTQDVECGAWALGHKLCSIMVKQEQSPELPVDPLAASSAMAAAAMATPPLLGLNPISRLPIPHQAPGEMTQLPVVKAEAPEVSQFLKVMPEDLVQMPPTPPSSHGSDSDGSQSPRSLPPSSPVRPMARSSTAISTSPLLTAPHKLQGTSGPLLLTEEEKRTLIAEGYPIPTKLPLTKTEEKALKRVRRKIKNKISAQESRRKKKEYVECLEKKVETYTSENNELWKKVETLENANRTLLQQLQKLQTLVTSKISRPCKMAATQTGTCLMVAALCFVLVLGSLGPCLPAFSSIPKTVKEDPIAADSVYTVSQMPSRSLLFYDDGTGSWEDGRGALLPVEPPEGWELKPGGPVEPRPQDHLRHDYVDSTHETTKYLSKTWPEDANGNGTSPNFSHPKEWFHDRDLGPNTTIKLS; this is encoded by the exons cacttTCCAGAGCACCTGGACCACTTTGTGGAGAACATGGAGGACTTCTCCAATGACCTGTTCAGCAGCTTCTTTGATGACCCTGTGCTGGACGAGAAGAGCCCTCTGCTGGACATGGAACTGGACTCCCCTGCTCCAGGCATCCAGGCTGAGCACAGCTACTCCCTGAGTGGGGATTCCGCACCCCAGAGTCCCCTTGTGCCCATCAAGATGGAGGACACCACCCAAG ATGTAGAGTGTGGAGCGTGGGCACTGGGACACAAACTGTGCTCCATTATGGTGAAGCAGGAGCAGAGCCCGGAGCTACCCGTTGACCCTCTGGCTGCCTCCTCCGCCATGGCTGCTGCTGCCATGGCCACCCCACCACTGCTGGGCCTCAATCCCATCTCCAGACTGCCCATCCCTCACCAG GCCccaggagaaatgactcagctgcCAGTAGTCAAAGCAGAAGCCCCAGAAGTGAGCCAGTTTCTCAAGGTGATGCCAG aggacctcgTGCAGATGCCTCCAACACCCCCAAGCAGCCACGGCAGTGACAGTGACGGCTCCCAGAGTCCCCGCTCTCTGCCCCCTTCCAGCCCTGTCCGGCCCATGGCCCGCTCCTCCACAGCCATTTCCACTTCTCCGCTCCTCACTGCCCCTCAC AAACTACAGGGGACATCAGGGCCACTGCTCTTGACAGAAGAGGAGAAGCGGACCTTGATCGCCGAGGGTTACCCCATCCCCACCAAACTCCCCCTCACCAAGACTGAGGAGAAGGCCTTGAAGAGGGTACGCAGGAAAATTAAGAACAAA ATCTCTGCCCAGGAGAGCCGCCGCAAGAAGAAGGAGTACGTGGAATGTCTAGAAAAGAA GGTGGAGACATACACATCAGAGAACAATGAGCTGTGGAAGAAGGTGGAAACCCTGGAGAATGCCAACAG GACCCTGCTCCAGCAGCTGCAGAAACTCCAGACTCTGGTCACCAGCAAGATCTCCAGACCTTGTAAGATGGCAGCCACCCAGACGGGCACCTGCCTCATG GTGGCAGCCTTGTGCTTCGTTCTGGTGCTGGGCTCCCTTGGGCCCTGCCTTCCTGCATTTTCTTCCATCCCCAAGACTGTGAAGGAAGACCCCATTGCAGCTGACAGCGTCTACACAGTCAGTCAGA TGCCCTCTCGAAGCCTATTGTTCTACGATGATGGGACAGGTTCATGGGAAGATGGCCGAGGTGCCCTACTGCCTGTGGAGcccccagaaggctgggagctcAAACCTGGGGGGCCAGTAGAACCGAGGCCCCAGGACCACCTCCGGCATGACTATGTGGACAGCACCCATGAGACCACCAAGTATTTGAGCAAGACCTGGCCAGAGGATGCTAATGGCAATGGCACCAGCCCCAACTTCTCCCACCCCAAGGAGTGGTTCCATGACAG GGATCTGGGCCCCAACACCACCATCAAACTCTCCTAG